A genomic segment from Orrella daihaiensis encodes:
- the rplU gene encoding 50S ribosomal protein L21, with translation MYAVIKTGGKQYRIAAGQKLKIEQIPADIGQEITLDQVLSVGEGEQIKVGAPVVAGAVVKATVLAQGRHDKVKIFKMRRRKHYQKRQGHRQNYTEIRIESISA, from the coding sequence ATGTACGCGGTCATAAAAACCGGTGGTAAGCAGTATCGCATTGCCGCTGGCCAAAAACTGAAAATAGAACAGATACCGGCAGACATTGGGCAAGAAATCACGCTAGACCAGGTGCTGTCGGTCGGTGAAGGTGAGCAAATCAAGGTTGGTGCTCCCGTTGTCGCCGGTGCCGTGGTCAAGGCAACAGTTCTTGCGCAAGGACGCCATGACAAGGTCAAGATCTTCAAGATGCGTCGTCGCAAGCACTACCAGAAGCGTCAAGGCCATCGCCAAAACTATACGGAAATCCGTATTGAGTCGATTTCGGCTTAA
- the ispB gene encoding octaprenyl diphosphate synthase yields the protein MAAVNAVIRDRLNSEVVLIRTIGDYIIGAGGKRLRPALVLLMAKNLGYQGDKQAVMAAVVEFIHTATLLHDDVVDDSDLRRGKSTANAVFGNPASVLVGDYLYSRAFEMMVEVNSMDIMRVMAEATTVISEGEVLQLLNVNDPDVTEERYLQVVRYKTAKLFEAAALAGAILANAKPEQQTAAAAYGRHLGTAFQLIDDLLDYSGNAETLGKTVGDDLREGKPTLPLLRVLEVGTDEQKQLIRHAIETGDGDFVAVANAIHGTDALAHTRKAAEAEIELAIEALADLPDNEIRIVLTKVAGLSIARDN from the coding sequence ATGGCGGCAGTCAATGCCGTTATACGCGATCGTCTTAACTCTGAAGTCGTCTTGATTCGTACCATCGGTGACTACATCATTGGTGCTGGCGGCAAGCGCCTGCGGCCTGCGCTTGTGCTCTTGATGGCAAAAAATTTGGGCTATCAAGGTGACAAACAGGCTGTGATGGCTGCTGTGGTGGAGTTCATCCACACAGCCACCCTGTTGCATGACGATGTGGTCGATGATTCCGATCTGCGCCGCGGTAAAAGCACAGCGAACGCGGTGTTTGGCAACCCAGCCAGTGTGTTGGTGGGTGATTATCTTTATTCGCGCGCTTTTGAGATGATGGTCGAGGTCAACAGCATGGACATCATGCGAGTGATGGCTGAGGCGACCACGGTGATTTCTGAGGGAGAAGTGCTGCAGTTACTTAACGTGAATGATCCTGACGTAACTGAGGAGCGCTATCTACAGGTTGTGCGATATAAAACAGCCAAATTATTTGAGGCAGCTGCGTTGGCGGGTGCGATTCTGGCCAACGCCAAACCTGAGCAGCAAACCGCTGCTGCTGCTTACGGTCGTCACTTGGGTACCGCGTTTCAGTTAATTGATGACTTGCTTGACTATTCCGGCAATGCGGAAACGCTTGGTAAAACGGTTGGCGACGATCTGCGCGAAGGCAAGCCGACTCTGCCATTGTTGCGCGTGCTCGAAGTTGGCACTGACGAACAAAAGCAACTAATCCGGCATGCGATTGAGACTGGCGATGGCGATTTTGTAGCCGTGGCTAACGCTATTCATGGCACGGATGCACTGGCTCACACCAGAAAAGCTGCTGAGGCAGAAATCGAACTGGCCATCGAGGCCCTTGCTGACTTGCCTGACAATGAAATCCGCATAGTGCTAACCAAGGTTGCTGGCTTATCGATTGCGAGAGATAACTAG
- a CDS encoding site-specific integrase, which produces MWDMRAQQYFKSEESFHAAMKLFQEYLKAASTYSDFESLSQHFFDNLDDTTGNETDLLQRAVNYHASIKVQQGDNPYEKQIDELKRLIETHIANPAVPVATASGLHAVEVDSAFDEFIKQKVAGWRTDSTAEISYRTSYYPIFKAVVGKTLTTEITKKHINEFIAVVLSLPANKTKIATYKDKSVLDFPEMKIPDAHKLSATSQEKYLSRIGMFLKWLKTNDYTNIDLALPLGNVKLGKKQANDRRNIYTKSDLRKLFNSDVYRQGRHKKASHFWVPLIGIFTGARLNEICQMTTDDIHQDPVTKRWVFDVNANDEQHSKKSLKQPYHARIVPIHKRLIELGILDYHRSLKTTKQKRLFPDLPYVSNNNRYGDKLQRWFNRTYRNECGITTPNTSFHSLRHTVITHLVNDKGVDPNKIAIGLGQTPVGGVTQTVYTKRQSHESYFKYFDQIDFSDAFDTKEIRGWKFHVFNNLAPKKTTPISKPIEPQNTKKKVTRKTASKTSKSVLK; this is translated from the coding sequence ATGTGGGACATGCGAGCACAGCAGTACTTCAAGAGCGAAGAATCATTTCATGCGGCAATGAAACTCTTTCAGGAATATCTGAAGGCGGCATCCACTTATTCTGACTTTGAATCACTGTCTCAACATTTTTTTGACAATCTAGACGACACCACAGGTAACGAAACTGACTTGTTACAAAGGGCGGTGAATTACCACGCATCTATCAAGGTGCAACAGGGAGACAACCCGTACGAAAAACAGATAGATGAACTGAAAAGACTTATAGAGACGCACATTGCGAATCCTGCAGTCCCTGTTGCGACTGCGTCAGGATTGCATGCAGTGGAAGTTGATAGTGCGTTTGACGAATTCATTAAACAGAAGGTCGCAGGTTGGCGAACTGACAGCACCGCCGAGATTTCCTACAGGACTTCTTACTACCCAATCTTCAAGGCAGTGGTTGGCAAAACTTTAACAACGGAGATCACAAAAAAACACATCAATGAATTCATTGCCGTGGTTCTATCACTGCCAGCAAACAAGACAAAGATTGCCACATACAAAGACAAGTCCGTCTTGGATTTTCCAGAGATGAAGATTCCAGACGCACACAAACTAAGTGCAACGTCTCAAGAAAAGTATCTATCAAGAATTGGGATGTTTTTGAAATGGTTGAAAACCAACGATTACACCAACATTGATTTGGCATTGCCTTTAGGGAACGTGAAACTAGGGAAGAAACAGGCAAACGATAGACGAAACATCTATACCAAGTCCGATCTGCGAAAACTTTTCAACAGCGATGTCTACAGACAAGGCAGACATAAGAAGGCATCACATTTCTGGGTGCCATTAATTGGCATCTTCACTGGTGCACGATTGAACGAAATTTGTCAGATGACTACTGACGACATCCATCAAGACCCCGTCACAAAACGTTGGGTCTTTGATGTCAATGCAAACGATGAACAACACTCAAAAAAATCATTGAAACAACCGTATCATGCAAGAATAGTGCCAATACACAAACGGTTGATAGAACTTGGAATTCTTGACTATCACAGGTCACTCAAGACGACAAAACAGAAACGGTTATTTCCCGACCTTCCCTATGTCAGCAATAACAATCGGTACGGTGACAAACTTCAGCGATGGTTCAACCGTACCTACAGAAACGAATGTGGGATAACAACACCCAACACGTCCTTTCACTCATTGAGACACACTGTAATCACGCACTTGGTCAACGACAAGGGCGTAGACCCAAATAAGATTGCAATTGGTTTGGGGCAGACTCCTGTCGGTGGCGTGACTCAGACCGTGTACACGAAAAGACAATCACACGAGTCGTACTTCAAGTACTTTGACCAGATTGATTTCTCTGATGCATTTGATACCAAGGAAATCAGGGGATGGAAGTTTCATGTTTTCAACAATCTCGCCCCCAAGAAAACAACTCCAATCTCTAAACCTATCGAACCTCAGAACACAAAGAAAAAAGTGACACGCAAGACTGCGTCCAAGACATCTAAAAGTGTTCTAAAGTAG
- a CDS encoding DNA cytosine methyltransferase yields MPTVIDLFCGCGGISKGFMDAGYKVLLGIDNDKASLETYRRNINGAKGLDIDLFDPKFTETIKQSINTQVVDVIVAGPPCQGFSLTGTRKFDDKRNTLYLSVFHAVKSLSPKAFVIENVKGMKTLYGGSVKEEIVRRFTALGYRLPEPRILCSADYGVPQIRERLFFVGLREDLGEYEYPVATHCPDSYVTCFDALADLPSREKEYGMEVDAYDTAPRTDYQKYMRNKATQLYNHVSTRHTDLVKEVIRQVPEGGNYKDLPPGVGTSRRFNEAWTRYHSKRPSRTIDTGHRNHFHYKYDRVPTVRENARLQSFPDDFIFMGTRTQQNRQVGNAVPPLLAQAIATKLMRYIK; encoded by the coding sequence ATGCCAACGGTCATAGATCTTTTCTGCGGGTGCGGAGGCATATCCAAAGGGTTTATGGATGCAGGGTATAAGGTGTTGTTAGGTATCGATAACGATAAAGCATCGTTAGAGACATATCGTCGAAACATCAATGGTGCAAAGGGTTTAGATATAGATCTCTTTGATCCCAAATTCACAGAGACAATAAAACAGTCGATTAATACGCAAGTCGTCGACGTGATTGTTGCAGGACCACCTTGTCAAGGATTCTCGCTTACCGGCACCCGAAAATTCGACGACAAACGCAACACCTTGTATTTGTCTGTCTTTCACGCAGTCAAATCTTTGTCTCCAAAAGCGTTTGTAATCGAAAACGTCAAAGGAATGAAAACCTTATATGGCGGGTCGGTAAAGGAAGAAATAGTCAGGCGATTCACTGCACTCGGGTACAGATTGCCTGAACCACGTATATTGTGTTCGGCAGACTACGGTGTACCCCAAATTAGAGAAAGACTCTTTTTTGTCGGACTACGTGAAGACCTTGGTGAGTATGAATACCCTGTAGCAACACATTGCCCCGATAGTTACGTAACTTGTTTCGATGCTCTGGCAGACTTACCATCTCGCGAGAAAGAATATGGAATGGAAGTAGATGCATACGATACAGCACCACGAACAGACTATCAGAAATACATGCGCAATAAAGCAACACAACTGTATAACCACGTATCAACACGTCACACAGATCTTGTTAAGGAAGTAATTCGGCAGGTTCCAGAAGGTGGTAATTACAAAGATTTGCCACCGGGGGTTGGCACGTCAAGACGATTTAATGAGGCGTGGACGAGGTACCACAGCAAACGACCGTCGAGAACAATCGATACCGGACATCGGAACCACTTTCATTACAAATATGATCGAGTTCCCACTGTGAGAGAGAATGCACGTTTGCAATCATTTCCTGACGATTTCATCTTCATGGGTACACGCACACAACAAAATCGTCAGGTGGGTAATGCCGTACCACCCCTGCTTGCCCAGGCAATCGCGACAAAATTAATGAGATACATAAAATAA